One window from the genome of Leptospira broomii serovar Hurstbridge str. 5399 encodes:
- a CDS encoding transcriptional coactivator p15/PC4 family protein, translated as MSVIRDIDKGKGEIIRVEISEFKGNKYLNLRVWYTDSEGEYKPTQKGIAIPVGLYGEVKDAILAAESLLN; from the coding sequence ATGAGTGTAATTAGGGATATAGATAAAGGCAAAGGAGAAATCATACGCGTGGAAATCTCCGAGTTCAAAGGTAATAAGTACTTAAATCTTCGCGTTTGGTACACCGATAGCGAAGGGGAATACAAACCGACTCAGAAAGGGATAGCAATTCCGGTAGGTTTGTACGGAGAGGTGAAGGATGCAATTCTTGCCGCCGAATCTCTTTTAAATTAG
- a CDS encoding long-chain fatty acid--CoA ligase, with the protein MRSTMMDYPLVLPSILRRAKDVHPYKEIVTKWHDNSVQRYTYGEFYKRTIRLMNALRNAGVKPGEAIATFCLNHSSHLELYFAIPCTRAILHTINVRLFPEQLVYIINEAKDKFIFVDKSLTPILERRLGEIEKVEKFIIIDDKENVESAKLPNAISYDEFLAGGDEIERFEPIDELEAAGICYTSGTTGNPKGVVYSHRSTYLHSMAVCMGDGLGLKESEAVLPVVPMFHVNSWGIPFASVMTGCKLVFPGKHLLGAALAELLESEEITITAGVPTVWNVLYQHLKKTKYNLKIHTMVVGGSAAPRGLIEGFEKDFGIAILHAWGMTETSPIGTVSHLRSFMKDWDDEKRYAYRAKQGVPVTGVEIRAVDDDGNEVPKDGKTPGELLVRGPWITGSYREGVSKESFTPDGWFRTGDVVVLDQLGYMQITDRKKDLIKTRGEWISSVDMENLVMADPDVLEAAVIGRKDPVREEAPVIFVVALEGKQVDAKRIHDRLKESFAHWQLPKLEDIRTVSTIPKTSVGKFDKKNLRKLIEE; encoded by the coding sequence ATGCGATCTACCATGATGGACTATCCTTTAGTCCTACCTTCGATTCTACGTCGTGCCAAAGATGTTCATCCATATAAGGAAATCGTTACAAAATGGCACGATAATTCCGTTCAACGTTATACTTACGGGGAATTTTATAAGCGAACCATTCGGTTAATGAACGCTCTACGAAATGCCGGAGTAAAACCGGGCGAAGCGATCGCTACATTTTGTCTGAATCACTCCTCTCACTTGGAATTATATTTCGCCATTCCATGTACTCGCGCAATTCTTCACACTATCAACGTTCGATTGTTTCCGGAGCAGTTGGTTTATATCATTAATGAGGCGAAAGATAAATTTATTTTTGTAGATAAATCTTTGACTCCTATTCTGGAAAGACGTCTAGGAGAAATCGAAAAGGTGGAAAAGTTCATTATTATCGACGACAAAGAAAATGTTGAATCGGCAAAACTACCGAACGCTATTTCTTATGATGAGTTTTTAGCCGGCGGCGATGAAATAGAACGATTCGAGCCGATCGACGAATTAGAAGCCGCGGGAATTTGCTATACTTCCGGCACGACCGGAAATCCAAAGGGTGTAGTCTATTCGCATCGATCCACTTATCTTCATTCAATGGCGGTTTGCATGGGGGATGGACTCGGTCTTAAAGAAAGCGAGGCCGTTCTTCCCGTCGTTCCTATGTTTCACGTAAATTCGTGGGGAATACCGTTCGCTTCGGTGATGACTGGATGCAAGCTGGTTTTCCCCGGCAAACATCTGCTTGGAGCGGCCTTAGCAGAATTGCTCGAATCCGAGGAAATAACAATCACTGCTGGAGTTCCTACGGTTTGGAATGTTTTATACCAACACTTAAAGAAAACAAAATATAATTTGAAAATCCACACTATGGTAGTCGGAGGCTCCGCGGCCCCACGCGGCTTGATCGAAGGATTTGAAAAAGATTTCGGAATAGCAATCCTACACGCATGGGGAATGACCGAAACTTCTCCGATCGGAACCGTATCCCACCTTCGCAGCTTTATGAAAGATTGGGACGATGAGAAACGTTATGCGTACCGTGCAAAACAAGGAGTACCCGTCACCGGTGTCGAGATACGAGCAGTCGACGATGATGGAAACGAAGTTCCAAAAGACGGAAAGACTCCGGGTGAACTGCTCGTACGCGGTCCCTGGATTACCGGCTCTTATCGGGAAGGTGTTTCGAAAGAATCTTTTACTCCTGACGGATGGTTTCGAACCGGTGACGTAGTGGTCCTCGATCAACTAGGATACATGCAAATTACGGATCGTAAGAAAGATTTAATTAAAACGCGAGGAGAATGGATTTCTAGTGTTGATATGGAAAATCTTGTTATGGCCGATCCGGACGTTTTGGAAGCGGCAGTCATCGGAAGAAAAGATCCAGTCCGAGAAGAAGCCCCGGTTATTTTCGTCGTTGCCTTAGAAGGAAAACAAGTCGATGCTAAGCGAATACATGATCGCTTAAAAGAAAGTTTCGCACACTGGCAACTTCCGAAGTTGGAAGATATTCGAACAGTCTCAACTATTCCAAAAACAAGTGTCGGAAAGTTCGACAAGAAAAACCTGAGAAAGTTGATAGAAGAATAG
- a CDS encoding multidrug effflux MFS transporter: MHVSHHRYVPKSDRVLILLLGALTAIGPFSIDMYLPGLQSISRDFDTPISNVQLTLTSFFFGISFGQLVYGPLIDKFGRRTPMMAGLIIYTVSSIGCSLSVSVWSLVFFRFLQSLGACAGMVVPRAVVRDVFSPHEGAKVFSQIILVMGIAPIVAPTVGGLLLTYTNWRAIFVVLTLISIIVSIGAWLYLPETGKKDSSVSLKPGGVLKEYYEVLCVPRFNAYVIASGLSAAVMFAYIAGSPFVFMGIFGLSESEYGWFFGSNAAGLILASQLNRLLLRKFEAESIVNAISIFYVPIGILLVLSATYHWGMISMIGLIFLLVSGFGFIVPNASALAMAPFTRNAGSASALMGAMQMVSAVVATASVSLLHDGTALPMTLVMSGAGILSLLSLVILRPKSRLSIEE, translated from the coding sequence ATGCACGTATCACATCATAGATACGTGCCAAAATCCGACCGCGTTCTCATACTTTTACTTGGTGCCTTGACTGCAATAGGTCCATTCTCAATTGATATGTACTTACCTGGACTCCAGTCAATTTCCAGGGATTTCGATACCCCAATTTCGAATGTTCAACTTACCTTAACTAGTTTCTTTTTTGGAATTTCATTCGGACAATTAGTTTACGGCCCACTCATCGATAAATTCGGAAGACGAACTCCTATGATGGCTGGTTTAATTATTTACACAGTGAGTTCAATTGGATGTTCTCTTTCTGTTTCCGTCTGGAGCTTGGTTTTCTTCCGATTTCTTCAATCTTTAGGCGCATGTGCAGGTATGGTAGTACCTAGGGCAGTTGTTCGAGATGTATTTTCTCCTCATGAAGGTGCAAAGGTATTCTCTCAAATCATCTTAGTCATGGGTATTGCTCCGATTGTCGCTCCAACTGTAGGAGGACTTCTCTTAACCTACACTAACTGGCGGGCCATTTTCGTCGTCCTAACACTCATCAGCATAATCGTTTCGATCGGAGCCTGGCTATATTTACCTGAAACCGGTAAAAAGGATTCGTCCGTCTCTTTAAAGCCCGGCGGAGTATTAAAAGAATATTATGAAGTTCTATGTGTCCCCCGCTTCAACGCTTACGTGATCGCATCCGGCTTGTCGGCGGCGGTGATGTTTGCTTACATTGCAGGGTCTCCGTTCGTATTCATGGGAATATTCGGATTAAGTGAATCCGAATACGGATGGTTTTTCGGTTCGAACGCGGCAGGATTGATTCTCGCAAGTCAACTTAATCGTTTGCTCTTACGGAAATTCGAAGCAGAATCGATCGTAAACGCAATTTCTATCTTCTATGTTCCTATTGGAATTCTGCTAGTTCTTAGTGCAACCTACCATTGGGGAATGATCTCTATGATCGGCCTTATCTTCCTATTAGTAAGCGGATTCGGATTTATCGTACCAAATGCCTCCGCTTTAGCTATGGCTCCATTTACCAGAAATGCAGGTTCAGCCTCGGCGTTGATGGGAGCTATGCAAATGGTTTCTGCCGTTGTCGCAACGGCTAGTGTGAGTCTACTTCACGACGGAACCGCATTACCCATGACTTTGGTAATGTCAGGTGCTGGAATTCTATCCTTACTATCTCTTGTTATTCTCCGACCAAAATCACGACTTAGCATCGAAGAATGA
- a CDS encoding YbaB/EbfC family nucleoid-associated protein, with the protein MFDNIKNASEMFSRMGEMKERVEEIKKRISNIRVIGDAGAGMVQVTSTGEGIITDVKINKTLFDSDDNKMLEDLILSATNEALKKAKEATEYEFKSVTGGFDFSQISKLFGGNIG; encoded by the coding sequence ATGTTTGATAATATTAAGAATGCCTCCGAGATGTTTTCCCGCATGGGGGAAATGAAAGAGCGGGTCGAAGAAATTAAGAAAAGAATTTCTAATATTCGTGTGATCGGGGACGCCGGGGCGGGAATGGTGCAGGTTACAAGCACTGGAGAGGGAATAATCACGGACGTTAAAATTAATAAGACTTTATTCGATTCGGATGATAATAAGATGCTAGAAGATCTAATTTTGTCCGCAACAAACGAGGCTCTTAAAAAAGCGAAGGAAGCTACCGAATACGAATTCAAGTCAGTTACCGGGGGATTCGATTTTTCCCAAATTTCAAAGCTATTTGGCGGCAACATTGGCTGA
- the dnaX gene encoding DNA polymerase III subunit gamma/tau yields MAGNHEVLSRKYRPQRFQDVIHQNLAIGALQNAVKSGKIGHAYIFFGPRGVGKTTIARIFAKRLNCKNPVDNEPCNECSSCIEITKGISGDVLEIDAASNRGIENIRELRDNVKFTPMGGKYKVYIIDEVHMLTDQSFNALLKTLEEPPPHVVFVLATTEYQKIPETILSRCQDFVFKKVPLSVLQDYAENLCREEKTQYDTEGLFWVAKKGDGSVRDMLSFMEQALVFTDNKIIGTEIRKMIGYHGIDFLSNFVKSLVAPESHSKALEIIETLYQEGQDIYKFLWDTIEFSHTLCLLKESVADSESVNYPREDLIAMRKEFETTDPIVLNHLSFRLFDLFERIKTIKLRNSFEIKIFTEIQIKKLVEDLNRPSLSGLVDRINHLILMIQEQDEAKSSFAGFSKTNAKDDLPRDSQTVIAKSVEKTAESIQSKKKEDTAPAKSGTPNSALSSLEEMAKDVVSEDAEWETSFKNEFLGTDVDPAKVPKLDG; encoded by the coding sequence ATGGCCGGAAATCACGAAGTCCTTTCAAGAAAGTATCGCCCCCAACGATTTCAGGATGTAATTCATCAGAATCTAGCGATCGGGGCCTTACAAAATGCGGTAAAATCAGGCAAGATAGGGCACGCTTATATATTTTTCGGGCCGCGCGGCGTAGGAAAGACGACCATTGCGAGAATCTTCGCAAAGAGGCTTAATTGCAAAAACCCGGTCGATAACGAACCTTGTAACGAGTGCAGTTCCTGCATCGAGATCACTAAGGGAATTTCCGGCGACGTTTTAGAAATAGATGCAGCTAGTAATCGAGGAATAGAAAATATCCGGGAGTTACGGGACAACGTAAAATTTACCCCGATGGGTGGTAAATACAAAGTCTATATCATCGATGAGGTCCATATGCTCACGGACCAGTCCTTCAATGCTCTTCTCAAAACCTTAGAAGAACCTCCGCCACATGTCGTTTTCGTTTTAGCAACTACGGAATATCAAAAAATTCCTGAGACGATATTATCAAGATGCCAAGATTTCGTTTTTAAAAAAGTTCCTCTTTCGGTTCTACAGGATTATGCCGAGAATCTTTGCCGAGAGGAAAAAACGCAGTATGATACTGAAGGTCTGTTCTGGGTCGCAAAGAAAGGGGATGGATCCGTAAGGGATATGCTTTCCTTTATGGAGCAAGCCCTAGTATTTACCGATAACAAGATTATCGGCACCGAAATTCGGAAGATGATCGGCTATCATGGAATCGACTTTCTATCCAATTTCGTAAAAAGTTTAGTGGCGCCGGAAAGTCATTCAAAAGCATTAGAAATTATTGAAACTCTTTACCAAGAAGGACAGGATATCTACAAATTCCTATGGGATACCATAGAATTCAGTCATACTCTTTGTCTTTTAAAGGAATCGGTGGCAGATTCCGAATCCGTAAATTACCCTCGTGAGGACCTCATCGCGATGCGCAAGGAATTCGAAACGACCGACCCCATAGTTTTAAATCATCTATCTTTCCGTCTTTTCGATCTATTTGAAAGAATCAAAACTATCAAACTTAGAAATTCGTTTGAAATAAAAATCTTCACAGAAATTCAAATAAAGAAACTCGTCGAAGACTTAAATAGACCTTCGCTGTCCGGCCTAGTAGATAGGATTAACCATTTGATCCTAATGATCCAAGAGCAGGACGAAGCGAAATCCTCCTTTGCAGGATTTTCTAAAACGAACGCAAAAGATGATCTCCCTCGGGATTCTCAAACTGTAATCGCTAAATCTGTGGAGAAAACCGCAGAGTCAATCCAGTCTAAGAAGAAAGAAGATACTGCACCGGCAAAATCCGGAACCCCAAACTCTGCGCTTTCTTCCTTAGAAGAAATGGCAAAAGACGTCGTTTCGGAAGATGCGGAGTGGGAGACGTCGTTTAAGAACGAGTTCCTAGGAACTGATGTCGATCCCGCAAAAGTTCCAAAGCTGGACGGATAA
- a CDS encoding ferredoxin reductase domain-containing protein has protein sequence MKPVREPQINIFKKSNPYKARVISNIRLTPEPGKGKRPKKEGESQIHRIIIAVDHNQYPYVIGQSAGIIPPGEDPEKKAKGLADAAYTVRLYSIASPSYSFGLKEDNIEFIIKRDNVYDAEGNLQFSGVCSNYVCDLKEGDEVIMTGPSGKKFLLPTSDFSGDIMFLATGTGLAPFIGMSEELLEHKLIQFSGNITLVYGAPYSDELVMLDYLKNLEAKYKHFKLVTAISREENNPFDGGRMYITHRVRQLETEVKKILSGGGRFYICGGPKGMEKGVIEEIQKIAGDGSTYEDYKHHLEHSHQLFVETY, from the coding sequence ATGAAGCCCGTTAGAGAACCGCAAATCAACATTTTCAAAAAATCCAATCCCTATAAAGCCCGAGTTATAAGCAACATTCGTCTGACACCGGAACCTGGAAAGGGAAAACGTCCGAAAAAAGAAGGTGAATCGCAGATTCATCGTATCATCATTGCGGTCGATCATAACCAGTATCCCTATGTAATCGGACAATCTGCGGGAATTATTCCACCCGGAGAAGATCCGGAAAAGAAGGCGAAAGGACTTGCTGACGCAGCTTATACTGTACGTTTATATTCGATCGCTTCGCCTAGTTATTCCTTCGGGTTAAAAGAAGATAACATAGAATTTATCATTAAGCGAGATAATGTCTATGATGCTGAAGGTAATTTACAATTCTCGGGTGTCTGTTCGAACTACGTCTGTGATTTGAAAGAAGGTGATGAAGTCATCATGACCGGCCCTTCCGGCAAGAAATTTCTACTTCCGACTTCCGATTTTTCGGGTGATATCATGTTCCTTGCAACAGGCACCGGCCTAGCGCCTTTCATCGGAATGTCAGAAGAATTACTAGAACATAAATTGATTCAGTTCTCGGGAAACATTACTCTTGTTTATGGAGCTCCTTACTCCGACGAATTAGTCATGCTGGATTACCTTAAAAACCTCGAAGCAAAATACAAACACTTCAAGCTAGTAACTGCGATTTCCAGGGAAGAGAATAATCCGTTTGATGGTGGAAGGATGTATATAACTCACAGAGTTCGTCAGCTTGAGACGGAAGTGAAGAAGATATTGTCCGGTGGTGGTCGGTTTTATATTTGCGGTGGCCCGAAAGGAATGGAAAAGGGTGTAATCGAAGAAATTCAAAAAATCGCCGGTGACGGATCCACCTACGAAGATTATAAACATCATTTAGAGCATTCGCACCAACTCTTTGTGGAAACTTACTGA
- a CDS encoding cupin domain-containing protein — translation MENQVYSGSSIVFMEAMDLSDVISYPIVDVIEGNPDAKIKVLRTKGARTGLMHVSVISAQPSKFHYKFKYDEAFQLIYGHLAILLDSGEQIEMKPGDILTVPAGHDSIFEIYEPSLKFVVVTCS, via the coding sequence ATGGAAAACCAAGTTTATTCTGGCAGCTCAATCGTATTTATGGAAGCGATGGATTTATCGGATGTAATCTCGTATCCGATCGTAGATGTGATCGAAGGAAATCCCGATGCAAAGATTAAAGTCTTACGCACAAAGGGTGCGCGTACAGGTCTCATGCACGTTTCGGTAATTTCGGCGCAACCGTCTAAGTTTCATTATAAATTTAAGTATGACGAGGCCTTTCAGTTAATTTACGGGCATTTAGCTATATTGCTGGATAGCGGCGAACAAATAGAAATGAAACCCGGGGACATCTTGACTGTTCCTGCGGGTCACGACTCTATTTTTGAAATTTATGAACCTAGTTTAAAATTCGTCGTGGTTACCTGCAGCTAA
- the lpxD gene encoding UDP-3-O-(3-hydroxymyristoyl)glucosamine N-acyltransferase — translation MARYTLEELSVKISGSKIANCKEPTKIVVDSVSPISPGSPSSISFLANKKILSDAKKTLSSAVLTTEEFSRELEVPCLVVSKPDLVLAQVLDLVYPPHSYGSKIESTAFVHPSAKIGKNCYIGHQVSVGEQTEIGDNTILEDGARIGRNVRIGEGSHVGPNSVIYHGVIIGKRFRSHGNSTIGGDGFRFVFADGKHNKIPQVGTVRIGDDVELGSNSAIDRGGLEDTIIGDGCKFDNLVHIGHNCVFGKNVVIAGWTGVAGSTIVEDNVTIGGGCGLADHIRIPSGTIIGGGTSVRNTPPKPDIYVGWDYGLTFPEFQKLRVNIRNVVNFQKWARRIKAIEQKLGIEITE, via the coding sequence ATGGCTCGATATACTTTGGAAGAACTTTCCGTAAAGATATCCGGATCAAAAATTGCGAATTGTAAAGAACCAACCAAAATCGTAGTGGATTCGGTTTCTCCGATTTCCCCAGGATCTCCTTCAAGCATTAGTTTTTTAGCAAATAAGAAAATACTTTCGGATGCCAAAAAAACTTTATCCAGCGCCGTACTCACTACCGAAGAATTTTCCAGAGAGTTAGAAGTTCCTTGTTTAGTCGTTTCTAAGCCGGATCTAGTTTTAGCACAAGTTTTAGATCTGGTTTATCCCCCCCACTCATACGGATCTAAAATCGAATCGACTGCATTTGTTCATCCGTCTGCAAAGATCGGGAAGAACTGCTATATCGGTCACCAAGTTTCCGTTGGCGAACAGACTGAAATCGGTGATAATACGATTCTTGAAGACGGTGCAAGAATCGGGCGAAATGTCAGAATCGGAGAAGGTTCGCACGTCGGACCGAATAGCGTTATTTACCATGGTGTAATCATCGGAAAAAGATTTCGTTCACACGGAAATAGTACGATAGGCGGAGACGGCTTTAGATTCGTGTTTGCCGACGGCAAACATAATAAGATTCCGCAGGTCGGGACCGTTCGCATTGGAGACGACGTGGAACTCGGATCCAACTCCGCAATTGACAGAGGCGGGTTGGAAGATACGATTATCGGAGACGGATGCAAGTTTGATAATTTAGTTCACATCGGTCATAATTGCGTCTTCGGTAAGAACGTAGTGATTGCAGGCTGGACGGGCGTTGCAGGTTCTACTATTGTCGAAGATAATGTTACCATCGGAGGTGGGTGTGGATTAGCCGATCATATTCGCATTCCGAGCGGAACGATAATCGGCGGCGGTACTTCGGTACGAAATACACCACCCAAGCCGGATATTTATGTTGGTTGGGATTACGGTCTAACTTTTCCTGAATTCCAAAAACTACGCGTCAATATTCGGAATGTCGTAAATTTCCAAAAATGGGCTCGCAGAATCAAAGCAATCGAACAAAAACTAGGTATAGAGATTACCGAATAA
- the recR gene encoding recombination mediator RecR, whose product MAATLAEHLIEGMVSALSSLPGIGKKSAYRISFHLLRQDPAAFHGFIQSLVDTKDRIRFCSRCGAYSEAETCELCASPKRDGHTICVVEQPEDVFFIENTGEFKGRYHVLNGVISPLEGIGPQDLRIKELVIRIEPEEIKEVLVATNPTLEGDATADYLHRQLHNLNVLVTRIAYGITVGGSIELADQYTLGRAIRSRLKL is encoded by the coding sequence TTGGCGGCAACATTGGCTGAACATTTGATCGAAGGTATGGTAAGCGCACTTTCCTCTCTCCCAGGGATCGGAAAAAAGAGCGCATATCGAATCAGTTTTCATCTACTCCGACAAGATCCGGCGGCATTTCATGGATTTATTCAAAGTCTTGTAGATACTAAAGATCGAATTCGTTTTTGTTCACGATGCGGCGCCTACTCCGAAGCTGAAACCTGTGAACTTTGTGCATCGCCTAAGAGGGACGGACATACTATTTGCGTAGTTGAGCAACCTGAAGATGTTTTCTTTATCGAGAATACCGGTGAATTTAAGGGAAGATACCATGTATTAAATGGCGTAATTTCTCCCTTGGAAGGAATCGGTCCTCAGGATCTAAGAATTAAAGAATTAGTGATTAGGATCGAACCCGAAGAAATTAAGGAAGTTCTAGTCGCCACTAATCCTACATTAGAAGGGGATGCGACGGCGGACTATTTACATCGACAATTACATAATTTGAATGTACTAGTGACTCGAATCGCATACGGTATAACGGTAGGTGGTTCGATCGAATTAGCCGACCAATACACGCTAGGACGCGCAATCCGTTCAAGATTAAAATTATGA
- a CDS encoding nucleoside deaminase has product MDLNEILPYLPEFLERFHDLRPENRDEIPSFTRIYKNSVFLCEASNLVEVSQDSSRHSEIIAIAKAKELLRDRYLTDCLLITTLEPCLMCAGTILLSRIPKVAYLLPAKQGEGISSLSFETIYSRNFFPDLLLIRTEETRISFQEFFHDKRN; this is encoded by the coding sequence ATGGATCTGAACGAAATTTTGCCATATCTACCGGAATTTCTGGAACGTTTTCACGATTTACGTCCTGAAAATAGAGACGAAATTCCTAGTTTCACAAGAATCTATAAAAACAGTGTATTTCTTTGCGAAGCGTCGAATTTGGTGGAAGTCTCTCAAGATTCTTCCCGACATAGCGAAATTATCGCCATCGCTAAAGCGAAAGAATTATTAAGAGACCGATATTTAACCGATTGTTTACTGATTACCACTCTCGAACCCTGTTTAATGTGTGCCGGTACGATCCTATTATCTCGGATACCGAAGGTCGCCTATCTCTTGCCGGCAAAGCAAGGAGAAGGTATTTCCTCTTTGAGTTTCGAAACGATTTACAGCAGAAATTTTTTTCCTGATCTTTTACTGATTCGAACGGAGGAAACTAGAATTTCCTTTCAAGAATTCTTCCACGACAAACGAAATTAG
- a CDS encoding anti-sigma factor antagonist (This anti-anti-sigma factor, or anti-sigma factor antagonist, belongs to a family that includes characterized members SpoIIAA, RsbV, RsfA, and RsfB.) → MILSAKLLRPAGSSSKPNSLLIRLNSPPGGTNLQRRPLVLGLALDRSWSMKGEKLEAVIQASSSLVNWLTRRDYLTAVAYAEDIQVIQPIVPLAEKNSVIHRLGTIQVGTSTNLSGGWLHVLRSLELFPETEVYKRAILLTDGNPTLGIKDPLQLIDIAANAYKKGITTTVIGFGNDFNEILLKEIAEAGGGNFYFIETPEETGDIFFREFGDIGSLYAQSIEAKVHFPKGLDFLDVVSEVAYYTEPDPEESGRSKTLVLEVGDMRADDVKSIVVHFRPSGKGQPESISIDASYYDLSDGMKLEQKQKELELNWQPDQVKEDADVIVETLIARSGKGLKKAGVLLKEGYSEEAVTLLNDLLKDINEKEELAPDVLQSLGFRITALKVRILENSPTASKHLVASASELKSGGALDFPIDDGVEYHDEIFSYRTTEDIDLYKCPDIKSAIQEKMKDGFRYVVFNLARSSYIDSSAIGMLIQIAGWLRKRGGELIVCNLRDSVKKVFSITRLESHIRSVETEEDAFNLLQTWIQEKRV, encoded by the coding sequence ATGATTCTTTCGGCCAAGCTTCTTCGACCGGCCGGTTCTTCTTCTAAGCCGAATTCCTTACTTATAAGATTAAATTCGCCTCCCGGAGGAACGAACCTACAGAGACGCCCTTTAGTTTTAGGTTTAGCACTGGACAGGAGTTGGTCCATGAAAGGGGAAAAATTAGAAGCCGTAATCCAGGCCTCTTCCTCCCTAGTAAATTGGCTTACGCGACGTGACTATTTAACGGCAGTCGCCTATGCGGAAGATATTCAAGTCATTCAACCGATCGTCCCTCTTGCGGAAAAAAATTCGGTAATTCATCGACTCGGTACGATTCAAGTTGGCACATCGACGAATTTAAGCGGTGGATGGCTTCATGTTTTGCGGTCCCTCGAATTATTTCCCGAAACTGAGGTGTATAAAAGAGCCATCCTTTTGACGGACGGGAATCCAACGCTTGGCATAAAGGACCCGCTCCAGCTCATCGATATCGCCGCTAACGCGTATAAAAAAGGAATCACGACGACGGTAATCGGTTTCGGTAACGATTTCAATGAAATCCTGCTAAAGGAAATCGCGGAAGCCGGTGGTGGAAATTTTTATTTCATCGAAACTCCGGAAGAAACCGGAGATATTTTCTTCCGCGAGTTCGGAGATATCGGTTCCTTATATGCGCAATCGATCGAAGCAAAAGTTCATTTTCCCAAAGGATTAGATTTTCTTGATGTAGTATCCGAGGTCGCTTATTATACGGAACCGGATCCGGAGGAATCCGGTAGGTCCAAAACTCTTGTTTTAGAAGTTGGCGATATGCGAGCCGATGATGTGAAGAGCATCGTAGTCCATTTTAGACCGAGCGGTAAAGGCCAACCGGAGTCGATAAGTATCGATGCAAGTTACTACGACTTATCGGACGGGATGAAATTGGAGCAAAAGCAGAAAGAGCTAGAATTAAATTGGCAACCGGACCAAGTTAAGGAAGACGCCGACGTAATCGTAGAGACCTTGATAGCGCGCTCTGGAAAAGGTCTTAAGAAAGCCGGGGTTTTACTTAAGGAAGGCTATTCAGAAGAAGCAGTGACTCTGTTAAATGATTTACTAAAAGATATTAATGAAAAAGAGGAGTTAGCGCCTGATGTTTTACAGAGTCTAGGATTTAGAATTACCGCATTGAAAGTGAGAATTTTGGAAAACTCTCCGACTGCCTCTAAGCATTTAGTGGCTTCCGCCTCCGAATTAAAATCAGGAGGCGCTCTCGATTTTCCGATAGATGATGGCGTGGAATATCATGATGAAATTTTCTCTTACAGAACTACCGAGGACATAGATCTTTACAAATGCCCGGATATTAAGAGCGCCATTCAGGAAAAAATGAAAGACGGCTTCCGTTACGTCGTCTTCAATTTAGCTAGGTCTTCGTACATCGATTCTTCCGCTATCGGTATGTTGATTCAAATAGCCGGTTGGCTTCGTAAGCGTGGGGGTGAACTTATCGTCTGTAATTTGAGGGACTCGGTTAAAAAAGTCTTTTCTATTACGAGATTAGAATCTCATATCCGATCCGTGGAAACAGAGGAGGATGCGTTTAATTTACTCCAAACTTGGATTCAAGAAAAAAGGGTCTAA